A part of Caretta caretta isolate rCarCar2 chromosome 1, rCarCar1.hap1, whole genome shotgun sequence genomic DNA contains:
- the LOC125625335 gene encoding rheacalcin-1-like, whose amino-acid sequence MGPVTYFSLCLLGCLIFSPSLAAGARAPSCPRGWLHFQDDCYGYFPKEATWRRAEAWCQIYVSGAHLASIHSEEEHKAVAGFIARSQHHDDDDGDNVWIGLSTYGRRRRWSWTDDSEVDFDAWDSHRSYSFPSLKAERCLALEEGTGFMTWVSEFCKNRNTFVCKYRP is encoded by the exons ATGGGGCCAGTCACCTACTTCAGCCTCTGCCTCCTCGGCTGCCTGATCTTTAGCCCCTCGCTGGCAG CAGGGGCACGAGCTCCATCCTGTCCCAGGGGCTGGCTGCACTTCCAAGACGACTGCTATGGATACTTCCCCAAGGAGGCAACCTGGAGAAGGGCTGAG GCTTGGTGTCAGATCTATGTCAGCGGGGCCCATCTCGCCTCCATTCACAGCGAGGAGGAGCACAAAGCAGTCGCTGGTTTCATTGCCCGCTCTCAGCACCATGACGACGATGACGGTGACAATGTCTGGATCGGACTCTCTACCTACGGCAGG AGGCGAAGATGGTCATGGACAGATGACTCAGAAGTGGACTTCGATGCTTGGGATAGCCACAGAAGCTACTCTTTCCCTTCCCTGAAGGCGGAGCGCTGTCTGGCACTGGAGGAAGGCACAG GTTTCATGACCTGGGTCAGCGAATTCTGTAAAAATAGAAACACATTTGTCTGCAAGTACAGGCCTTAG